In the Pleuronectes platessa chromosome 23, fPlePla1.1, whole genome shotgun sequence genome, gtctgtaatattttataacagtagatagAACCGGATTGGTCAATAATGAGGGAAGGTCTTCCTTGGCTCTTCCTCGATAGTGGAGGCCACAGCGCAGTAGAAGGCAGAGGACCAACCTCAGAGAGTAGGATGGCGCCGAGGAAGGCTGCTGTGTCTCACGCTCTCTCACagctttgctctttttttctatcttgttattatttattgtactttattttgtatcatgCACTCCGGTAAAGCGAGCCCTATCATCATATATGATAGAGAACAACTTCGGTCCATCGGTTTGAcggtaaaaaacactttttcaccACCACcgacaacaaacaaataagacTACCCATGGCGCTGTTTACCTGCCGTACCTGGAACACGGAGACGACGAAGAAGGAAACGAGGGTCGTGGGCAGGCATCCTGGTCTGGCTGAGAAAACGTGAAAACCGGCCTCCTATACCAAGCATTCTTCTGCCTAATGTCCAGTCCCTGGACAACAAGCTGGACGAACTTCGTAGCAGGATGGCTTTTCAACGGGACATCAAATTTTGTAACGtgttggttttcacggagacttggctcgacccatCGATACCAGACTCCGCCATTGTTcacgagggggtctccattcacaGCCGGGACCGGACAACAAACTCAGGTAAGAGCAAGGGAGGGGGTGTCTGCTTCATGGTGAACAATCTGTGGTGCTCTGATGTGAGGATTATTTCTTCATGCTgtactccggacctggagcacctcatgatcagatgccgaccttattacatcccgagggagtttacatcggtcatTATAACAGCGGTGTACATTCCGCCCAGCACTGACACTAACCAGgcactggacgagctgcatgcggtgatcgacaggacagagacatcacTGCCCGAGGCTGCGTTTATCGTGGCCGGGGATTTGAACAACGCCAAGATGAGGAATGTCCTGCCGAGATACTACCAGCACATAAGCTGTCCGACGCGAACACGCTGGATCATGTTTACACTCCCTTCCGGGGTGCGTATAAGGCCCTCCCCCGCCCCCCATTCGGCAAATCAGACCACGTTTCagtcctgctgctgccttcctATAGGCAGAAACTCAAGCGTGACAGACCGGTGACTCGGACCATTCAGCGGTGGACCGATCAGTCAGACTCGGCTCTTCAGGACTGTTTCAGAATGACAGAGTGGTGCGTGTTCCAGGATGATGACATCAACACGGATGCGGTCATCTGCTACTTCAGCAAATGCATCGATGACGTCGTACCCAGGATTACTGTGCGAACATTTCCAAACCTGAAGCCCTGGATTAATGGTGACGTCCATGCTAAACTCAAAGCATGGACTGCTGCCTTCATCTCGGGGGATCTGGAGGAATACAAGAAATCCAGGTACGCGCTTCGGAGTGCCATTAGCAGTGCTAAGAGACTCtacagggacaaagtggagtcccattACAAGGGCTCCAATACTAGGAACATGGACTGAGAACCATCCTAGACTACAGAGCCAAAACGAGCAGTGctgatgtagtgtctgcatctctcccagaggatctgaacacttTTTATGCACGCTTTGAGAGTAAAGGCCTCTgcatgcttctccgagtccgttgcggaaggacggacgAAGCGGACGGacgctttttgatttatagttctacgagcctttttgttccgaaaacaattcaccgccagaacagtagtttgcgccacggaagtcgagcttagagaagcctacctcatgaggtatatagaagaagtccacgctggtttatttacatccccccggctcctcacgcacagtgaacgatgacaacagaaaaaggatgttgatgacgcgacagttttgctgaaataaagtgacacccagcaggtcaaaatgcttatgttatcgtgtcttagcgcagcggttccccggtcttgtttccaaactgcgttgctaattcaacagctgcaacagcttgaagctacagggaggcagctagcttccccccagcttcaaCACACAGTCAGCGcagacacccgatactaactactaccaagtgtttgcttctaacctgacggtgtatgagaaacagtgtcatgagagccgtgggattaagtcagcgggtttttgcgctgttcccaccgcagttagcatggtggctagcccgctatccctgttatcaaagttcgttataaccgtatgtgaccgtacacacatgctgtaagtgctctaaccagccaccgtcagccggacaacgccgctggcttaacacacttgtcacattaatcatagagtcttagttgtgatttaggtttattgtgatttagggaatgaaacaggaagttacagGTCCGGAAATGACGCCGGGCGGAAATGATgtttttagccatcaagccactcggctgtggaataatctaccactttcagttcgggaggcagtcaccatcttttcgtttaaaagtaggctcaaaggcttcctttttgataaagcttatagttagagctaattagtgcgccagaacgttacttgttctattttatgacacatgacacacggagcttctctttccagcttctccttcctcttctccatccctatcccccttctccggaatccctttgctttatcacccgcagatccagggcctctgtggccgcaccatggattgcggtttgtggatcgtacactgggggtcgcggtggtggatccattgtggcggattctgagtcatgtgggctgatcgtggtgctggtggcggaccctgtgtcgcgttggcattgggcacggccggtggaccaggaccgcggtggtggcttgtgatgggtcctggtgggcggcggtggacagtgactgaggactggagtggcgtctggtctggatggtggatcgtggtctagatggttgctgagcattgactgtgcttgcagcaggactgcttggcatgtcatgttggggttgtacttcgggatgtctaccctcatcaatggtgctagagactttgattattgatgatgttttcctgcacgtggcatctattgcacttctgtccgtcctgggagagggatccctcacatgtggctctctctgaggtttctacatatttttaccctgttaaaagggtttttagtagtttttccttactcttgctgagggttaaggacagaggatgtcacaccctgttgaagccctatgagatgaattgtaatttgtgaatatgggctatacaaataaaatttgattgattgattgatcgatagtggaccaatcacagccaagtgctatccgtgggctgtccgccatttcgacgtgtagttagaaaaatgagagctgcacgaaaagctctgcgaggagccacggagagaggcacggagagggcgttccacgttggagagggcggtcctatctgtccgtgttcgtcaaaacggagaagcatacattggccttaactcCCCGGCTGCGGAGATCGAGGAGGCCCAGGAGGACCGCTGCCCCCCTGTCATATCTAGGGCAGACGTGTGGAGATCTCTCAACCGGATCAACACGCGGAAGGCACCTGGACCTAATGGGATCCCCAGCcgagctctcaaggtgtgtgtagatcagctggcagatgtgttcacagacatcttcaacctgtcactgctccagtctgttGTCCCTGCATGTTTTAAgaagaccatcattgtccctgttcccaagaaaactaaaatcctctgcctgaacgactaccgcccagtagcactcacttccatcatcatgaagtgctttgagcggctggtccaaccactcctcacctcctccctccctgactctctggaccctcttcagttcgcctacaggtcaaataggtcgactgcagatgccatctccctcaccctccacactgccctctcccacctggaccagagggacacatatgtgagaatgctgttcatcgactacagttcagcattcaacaccatcgtgcccCTGCAGAGACCTTGGGGtcaacatcgccctccgtgagtggatcctgaacttcctgacgggcagaccacaggcgatgcggatcggcagcaccacatcctccaccctgactctcagcaccggtgccccccagggctgcgtgctcCGTtctctcctgtactccctgttcacgcatgactgtgtggccacccacagctccaacaccatcatcaattttgctgatgacaccactgtcatcaatgatgacctgacctggacccatcagacaaactccatcaggaagatggccagacagcggctcttcttcctccgaaggctgcggaagctccacatggactccaggatggcagctgcaccgccctgaaccgtaaggctctacagagggtggtgaagtctgcccagcacatcaccaggacagcgctaccatccatagaggacctctacacccagcggtgcaggaagaagagcagccggtttattaaagacccctttcaccccagccataaacatttttgcctgctgccgtctggccgacggtaccgcagcatctgggcccgcaccaccaggctcagagacagtttcatcccccaggccataagacttttaaactcctctaaaCTGCAATAATTCCACCAAaccagcaccgtgacatatttgcatattgcacataattgcactattgttgttattattttctcttcagctgtttatatatatatttttatatatatactttatttctatttaaaatttttattttgatattctattttatactatttcttttttattttataggttgtaattacttgagcattgctagaagagagcctgtgactcaagtatttcactgccagcgactgcttaatgttattgttgtgcatttgataataaaaaaatcttgaatcttgaagcGGCCCTGAAGTTGGTCCTCTGCAGGTGAAATGAATAGCTGTGTGAGGGAGACCCCGGTAAAGAGATGCCTTCACACTGATCACCGTGTGTGTGAAGGATGCCGTTTTCTTGGGAAATGAAAATTTCGTGACAACAGAACAGACAACAGTGTAAAAATTAGGttgcagctgattggctgttaAGAGGGTCAATCTGCGTGACACTTTAAACATCGGTCACGACCACGGCAGGAAGTGAATCATTCCACTCTACCAAGTTGTGATTTACTTTCATTTGCTCCATTTCAATTTAATAAATTAGCAATATCTCCAGATAAGGACTAGACAAAGGCCAAAGGTCATGTATAGAATGTTATGTGTAGTgttaatatataaatagtttATGATTTCATATGATAAGTGACATCATCAAGAAGTCTTAAGTTTATATCGTTATCATTTTAGGCATCTCTGCTTCCTGGACTAAAGGCACGACCTAAAACTTATATAGATGGAAAAATCATTTATGATCATATGGCAGGAATGTTGTCATCACAATGTAACTGTGAAGCCAGGAAATGACGTCATATTTTGTGTTAACGTTTAAAAAATTTTGCAACCAGTAACAGTTGAATCATATATATATGGGTAAAAAGggggctgttttaaatgatccttgtggtattttgaccaaaacattttacagacattttattaagaccccaaggatcCATATCAAcggtggtaaaatgggcataatatgtcccctttaacacaACCTTACATTGCTTTAGTAAGGTTTGTGTGACTTACTATCATTGTGTGTACCAACCAAAAATGTTACCTGCTAAAGGGGCGGGGTCATTTGTAACAGGCATATACAcattagactgtatataaagtccAGTCATaaacatacatatatgtatgtacATTCACTAAATATAACTTCTGAATAATAGAACCTTTTGTGTGATTTATATCGAGAGTCGTCAGCTCCCCGACAACAAATCCAGAGGTGACACTTATTTCAAACTTCCTATTACTGTTTAAATTTTCTATTCCAATATCCTAATTCGTCTTTATGGGGGTTTTGGACCCAAGCTTACCGAGATGCAGACGACCTCCATTATGTTGCTTTGAATATTAACTTCCCCAACAGGTCAAGACGACAGAGGGACAACAGGAACGCTGAATGTGTGACGAGACCGACCTGTGCACCTACGTAGGGCTGCTGATCTTAGCAGGTGTGTACAGGTCCCGGGGCGAGCCCGCCGCTAGCCTATGGGACACCAAGAGCGGACGGGCGATTTGCGCGAGACGAGTAACGGACAAATTTGCGGCCGCGCCGCGCCTCTACAACCCGGGGCCCTAAGTGACGTTGGACGAGCAACTGGTTCCGTTCAGAGGTTAttcgttttttttatgtgattatGTTGCTATGTTACTATGTTATGTAGCTATAGCTAGATAGCGGCTGCTAGTCCTCGTCCTCatatcctctcctctcacctcgtctcctcctcttcttctcccaaGGCCATTGTCGTTTCCGACAGTACATGCCCAGCAAGTCGGCGATATACGGGATCAAGTCACGGGAGGCCTGCGATGCAAAATCTAGCTACGCTTGGAAGATCCAAGTCAACACCGGAAAGCCGAGTGGCAGACGCCCAGAAAGGAAccagggattgtgggtagtgcTCGATGTCGCGGGGTCGTAACGTCACGTGCTacaattacttcacctcctacgaactcGCGGGGAAGATCACCATGGTCGGCACAGTTCGGAAGAACAAGCCCGAGCTCCCGACCGGGCTGCTCGCGGTCAAAGGGAAGACCTTTCCTACATCCCAtagaaaaacaggaacgtggTGCTCGTGAGCACGCGGCACGGAAAGGTTGACGTCAGCGAATGCTAGGTTGGGAAACCAGTCATCATCCTGGACTACAACCTAGACAAGGTGATCGGAACGTACAGCAGGAGCATGATTGGTTGTAAAGGCTGTGAAATCCTCCGCCACCCGGGGAAGCTCTTGACCACGACGATGATGGCGACGCTCGCTCAGAGCGTCCGACCTTCTACTTAGCCCTAGTCGCCGCCGCAGCAGCCCCTCTTAGGGTAAGCGtaagaggtgtcagatatgccccaggaaaAAGGACTATAAAACTCACACCGTGTGCAGCAGTTgtaacaaatacatctgcaagggctggtCACTTGTCTATTGCCCTACGTGTGCATGATAATATGTGGTGGGCTATATGGGGGCCAACAGCCAGGGGAAGcaaggacaacacaagggttaaaaatTTGAAATGATTTGAGGTTGTTAGTTGCCATATTTTCCACTCCCACTTTATATAGAAATACTTCTTGAATTAATAATTTCATACCAGATATGTGAAGATCTTCATTTACCTTCGGTGTCAACTGAGTCAACAGATTTAGCAGATCGTTTGCTCTCTTTTTCTGAGCACtttcaaacaggaagtctcTGCAGTGTCCTCACTACACCCCTGCAGACTACTTCAAGTGAACAGCAATGAAATGAACAGAAGTTGACAGAAAACTAAATCACCAATACTTTCATCAAGCAGTGTTGCTGTTACTcttatgtaaaaatgttgttaCCTCCATTAATTGTACTGTTGACTTCAGACTTTTTGATACCATGTTGATAAACTCAGGTCCACGGCAAAGGCCCTAATAACCATTCCACATTcccagctggagcagcagagggaaccAGGTCTTTTCTGTTAGAGCCCCCCATCTTTGTTATACGGATCTCCATTGGAAGATCGTTCCAAACTCCTTATCCTCTTTAAAGATACAATTTAATAGATGTGCTCTCTTAGTCCTTGGGGTCTGACTTTACCTCTTACTTTTAAAGCTATGTTCTAATCTCTCGGCAATCtttccaaatgttttttattaatttatggttgactatatatactatatattattttactctacactattttaattgttttatgaATAACTGAATacaattgtagtagtagtagtattatgtACTCTAACTGCTTCAGATGTCTCTCACCCTGTGATtctttttaaagaacaaagattCACATCAAAGGTAGCAgtgatcatgtgatcagtgTTGCCCTGCTGGCCAATCAACACAAGTCTTGActctgaagagaggagaaagtgtCGGGCTGTTTGTCATTCAACACGACGATTTCAACATGAAGACATCTCCGAAGTTCATTCTCTCCCTGACATGTTTCTTCTTGGGGAAAAtgggtgagttgtgtgtttttcaaataTTCTGTCAGTCCTGATGCTGATTACCATTTCATTTCTGTCACATAACATTaacacttatttttcttttctcctttttctcttcaGTTCAGATGCATCAATTTATCTTGTCTCTTCAAGACAGTGGATTCATATCAGCTGATGTTGGAGACAACTTGACTTTTCAGTGTTTATATGAGAGGGATGACATTAACATTTATTGGTACAAACAGACATTAGGACAGAAACCTCGAATTATCTCAATGACGTACAAATACTCGAAAGATTTTCCATTATTAAATGAATTCAAGGACAATCAACGTTTTACTGTGGAATCTAATGATCTTGTGAGTCACCTCAATATCTCAGATCTGCAGCTTTCAGACTCAGCTACTTACTACTGTTCAAAGAGTCGTTCATATGTGTTTGAGTTTACGGAGGGCGTCACTGTCAGTGTGAAAGGTTCAGGGTCTAACATCCAGCCTGTGGTGCATCAATCTGAGAGCATCCAGCCAGGAGGctctgtgactctcagctgTACAGTTCACACTGGGACCTGTGATGGAGAACACAGTCTTTACTGGGTCAAGAACTCTGAAGAACCTCAGCCAGGACTCATTTACACCCACGGAGACAGGAACCATGAGTGTGAGAGGAAAcccgacacacagacaaacacatgtgtCTACAACTTGTCAATGGAGAGACTGAACCGTTCTCATGCTGGGACCTACTACTGTGCTGTCGCTGCATGTGGACACATTGTGTTTGGAGACGGGACCAAGCTGGAGTTTGATGGTGAGTCTCTTCCAGAGAGTGTCTCAATTAATGAATAGTGACAGTTACTTAGAAAGAGACGGGACCAAACATTTGGTAAAATACCGTATAGtaacaaaatgaaacattaacCCAGTTGGTCCTGTCTGAATGTCCCCACTGACGGTGACCCAATATTGCTTCACCACCAGTGGACGGTGGATGTGTGCACCatgactaaatatatattttgtattgatgaattgtattgtaattattattagttaTGAAAGCAATGATCATAGAAATGATTGTAATTCattgttattataaatattaatttattaagtATTAGTTCaacttcttttctttattttttctcccagattatgttattattactataatttTTATTGTAATGGTGAGATTACTTTTAATAATAGGATTATTTTAAAAGTGTtccgattattattattctaagaTTATAAGTATATATCTTTtttctataaatataaaaaacacacacactgctttgtCATTCCGTTCTGTTAACTGTCCTGTATTCACTGTTCTTgtcctctttgttttgttctgtcaatgtcttgtctcttgtcttgcaaaattaaatgaatattttaaaaagaagagacagaattagtagaatttctcctgctgcagatgaAGTGAACTGGCTGGGGTATTTCCTGAGTGGAGCTTTGGGATTCACCATCAGCCTTTTGCTGGCTGTGTTACTGTACAAGATAAATAAGAGGAGATGCTGGAGAAGTTCAGGTAACCACTCATCTCTAGCTTGTGTTCACTCAATTCTGCTTATTAGCTAAATAATGTCACATCGTTTTCTTTCACAGCACCATTCTAGATAAGGACACTTTAAAATAgatgataaataaaaccatGATTCATGAATTTGAGTAAAACCAAGTGTTAAAAGTGGATTAGGAGACGCAAACACCACAATTCAACACGTACAACACAAGACTAGTTAAGAAGTAAAACCAGGTTAAGAGGTAAACGCACCTAACAGGACATATGTGAACACAAGAGTGACtaagtctttgtctttgtctcacaACCAGAGTCTTGTACACAACCATCATTTCACTCCACAACAAATGCAGAGGTAAATACAATCTTTTTAAGAATGAAATTAACATTTGAcaatagatatattttttttatcaggagCCATCTTGATTTACTTGTATGTTGTTTCTAGGGCAACGAACATGCAGATGACCTCCATTACGCTGCAGTAAATGTGAACGTGGCCAGCAGATCAAGACGACAGAGGGACAACACAAACGATGAATGTGTGTACTCAAGTGTTAAACTGTAGAATTGTATTTTTTAGAACGGTCTATGTTTGAGATGATGGAATTCTCAGTCTGTCTTTGGAGGTGGAGCATGATGCTTGTCTGTAATGCTTGTTTATCCTTTTTCTAATTATAAATGTGGCTTTTTTTGtgataaatgattaaaaaaactaaaaaactcaTGATGCAATTACACTTTTATGtttagaaaatgtgtgtgtgtgtggggggggggggtgcatgttTAGATAGTTGCTGTTGGTCTTTGATGGAATGACACTTTGATGACGACATATGGAAAACAATGATTAAACTTCATTTAATGAAAGTTGATTGAAGTGTATTACTTATATAGCAGGGACCTAAATATGTTGACACCCTCACATTATGGAAACAAAACATGAGTCCAGATGATGTAAATGATTAAATTCTGTATGTTATAAGCTTCGGTTAAGGTCAGGGTAAAGGTTTTGTCGTTGCGAGTTAGtttatcccaaatatgagaagagccaagctcggtttggttcaatcaagtatttatttagaaagcaatgaaaaggtatgaaaagtttacagcaaagcaatgggcatccaacataCTATCCCGGAACTCTAGCAGCCCCGGGGAAGTCTCGAGTTGCATCAAAAAGCATCAAACAGACGGCgtctgtaatattttataacagtagatagAACCGGATTGGTCAATATCGAGGGAAGATCTTCCTTGGCTCTTCCTCGATAGTACGCAGGTGTAGTCCCACGCCTCTTGGCACTGGATTCCAGGAAGTGAAAAGGATCAACTCCCAATCTCACGCCTCCTCTGATAGTTGCCAGGCAAAATGCTCACTTCttgaaaggccttgacacagctgatgccatgtgggccaGTGGTGTTGttggagtaaagaatattgtATTCAAGCTTCATTGGCTGTATGTTCTGTTGGTATAGacattaggatcctcgaaaccaaaacaatgtcaCTCCCAACCTGGGACATCTGCTTGAACTCTATGTGATGTCAAATTATTCCAAGGGAATTAtgcttt is a window encoding:
- the LOC128429838 gene encoding uncharacterized protein LOC128429838 isoform X3; this translates as MKTSPKFVLYLTCFFLGKMVQMHQFILSLQDSGFISADVGDNLTFQCLYERDDINIYWYKQTLGQKPRIISMTYKYSKDFPLLNEFKDNQRFTVESNDLVSHLNISDLQLSDSATYYCSKSRSYVFEFTEGVTVSVKGSGSNIQPVVHQSESIQPGGSVTLSCTVHTGTCDGEHSLYWVKNSEEPQPGLIYTHGDRNHECERKPDTQTNTCVYNLSMERLNRSHAGTYYCAVAACGHIVFGDGTKLEFDDEVNWLGYFLSGALGFTISLLLAVLLYKINKRRCWRSSESCTQPSFHSTTNAEGNEHADDLHYAAVNVNVASRSRRQRDNTNDECVYSSVKL
- the LOC128429838 gene encoding uncharacterized protein LOC128429838 isoform X1 gives rise to the protein MKTSPKFILSLTCFFLGKMVQMHQFILSLQDSGFISADVGDNLTFQCLYERDDINIYWYKQTLGQKPRIISMTYKYSKDFPLLNEFKDNQRFTVESNDLVSHLNISDLQLSDSATYYCSKSRSYVFEFTEGVTVSVKGSGSNIQPVVHQSESIQPGGSVTLSCTVHTGTCDGEHSLYWVKNSEEPQPGLIYTHGDRNHECERKPDTQTNTCVYNLSMERLNRSHAGTYYCAVAACGHIVFGDGTKLEFDDEVNWLGYFLSGALGFTISLLLAVLLYKINKRRCWRSSESCTQPSFHSTTNAEGNEHADDLHYAAVNVNVASRSRRQRDNTNDECVYSSVKL